The following are from one region of the Achromobacter xylosoxidans genome:
- a CDS encoding autotransporter domain-containing protein, whose protein sequence is MNRTYRIVFNRSAGLWQVVSEHVRGQGKGGRHASRSARRRLPFMAMLLAALGAAGQAQAGPMVTFTGDTTFAPYSGPNLVAFAPLYVGISGVGTLTAADGGQVTISPGYTVILADSASAQGTINIGAAPGAAPVGAGFLATSLLEFGAGTGTLNFNTNSFHDFGAALVSRDAGTHQLNHYAGSTRLVGDSSGFVGKTTVTGGSLQILNILGTTEGRIDAGQAPGATARVSVFSPGSTWALTDNLFVGGAGLGELSISSTGTVSNQFATVAAQQNGAAKVTVSDVGSLWSNRATLLVGTEGGMGSVSILAGGYVTSVDGVVGREEDGSGVFLVSGRGSAWTNSGELRVGDVYGRGILSIEAGGFVSNKDSYVGSVNGNGSVVVRGAGSIWDNSGAMILGFGTGLGAGTLTIAQGGAVNVGANGGGTVSLAQDRFFIFPTTGTINIGAAAGQPAVGAGTLNASAIQFGAGIATVNFNHTEPAYTFSTRLLSTGAGTHSLNQIAGTTLLTGANSSFRGRTTVSGGKLVVLGQLGGSAAVTGGVLQYGDGATGAANTLSGNLNVSGAGSTLAVHRGATLAVTGDVEMADGTVLDLMAGTGSPLLQANKLTLGDGVVFRLSGIADKSGLNTVLIEAPTGGIDGDFGAVSVGGFTGEVDYLTVNTRKSADNKQYLATYGLSWTANNNLAHGTFTLADASNRFTLGVPLSDQAANAAAGWDGKSLTKAGAGTLVLQGANTYSGGTAIVGGTLQVDRDANLGAAAGGLRFGEGTLATTASFDTARAVTLAQSGRFDVAADTTLGLTGAVSGAGALVKSGAGTMVLSGNNSHGGGTTIASGTLQIDRDANLGATAGGLAFGDGTLAATATFDIARTVALAQSGRFDVATGATLGLTGAVSGAGALAKSGGGTLVLSGNNSYSGGTTIAAGTLQVASDANLGAASGGVAFSGGTLAASASFDTARAMTLTQAGRFEVAGGATLGLVGAVSGNADLIKTGAGTLRLDNAGNAYGNTQIQEGALIGNAGSIRGNVDNNGTLVFDQGANATFGGAISGGGALVKNGAGTLGLTGDSSGFTGSTTVLGGRLALNGKLGGALTIGQGGVLGGRGTIGSGAGSVVTVAAGGTLAPGNSIGTLTVDGNLVIENGARYAVETNPQGADADLIHVTGNATINGGSVAHIGIGGGYGLRSVYTILAADGTLSGRFDTVTSDYAFLTPKLGYDYGAGRVSLELTRNGTAMASAANTRNQNAAAGAIDSIGMAAGNGLYDAIAVLPDDRDLLRSSFDQLSGEIHASAKTVLLEDSRYVRDAANERLRSAAGAVGASAAPVLASAGGGARLAPATAMGPASWIQGLGSWRQTDGDGNAAQVKSSTGGFLLGADAPVSDAWRLGLMAGYTRTDFDVRDRASSGDSDNYHLGAYGGGQWGALGLRGGLAYSWHDIATRRSVSMPGYSDRLKANYDGRTVQAFADLSYRIDTSVAAFEPFANLAYVNLKTDGYNESGGAAALRASSQTTETTYTTLGSRVMSGFELGGAQATARGSLGWRYAFGDLKPTATQAFSAGDAFTVAGVPIAKNSAVLEAGLDVQVSRKVSFDLSYQGQLASGAQDHGVRAGVSVRF, encoded by the coding sequence ATGAACCGTACGTATCGCATTGTCTTCAACCGTAGCGCGGGCTTGTGGCAAGTTGTAAGCGAGCACGTCCGTGGGCAAGGCAAGGGCGGCCGCCATGCAAGCAGATCCGCGCGCAGACGCCTGCCCTTCATGGCGATGCTGCTGGCGGCCCTGGGCGCGGCCGGCCAAGCGCAGGCGGGGCCGATGGTCACCTTTACCGGCGATACTACTTTCGCACCCTACTCAGGTCCAAATTTGGTGGCCTTCGCCCCGCTATATGTGGGCATATCCGGTGTAGGAACATTGACCGCCGCCGACGGCGGCCAGGTGACGATATCGCCGGGCTACACGGTGATTCTGGCCGACTCGGCCTCGGCTCAAGGCACGATCAACATCGGCGCGGCTCCTGGCGCTGCACCCGTGGGCGCGGGTTTCCTAGCGACGTCGCTACTCGAGTTCGGCGCGGGCACGGGTACGCTGAACTTCAACACCAACAGTTTTCACGACTTCGGCGCGGCGCTGGTCAGCAGGGATGCAGGCACGCATCAGCTCAATCACTATGCAGGCTCCACGCGGCTGGTCGGCGACAGTTCAGGCTTCGTCGGCAAGACCACCGTCACGGGTGGGAGCTTGCAGATTCTCAACATTCTGGGTACCACCGAAGGACGTATCGATGCCGGGCAAGCTCCCGGCGCCACGGCCCGGGTCAGCGTGTTCAGCCCCGGTTCGACCTGGGCGCTGACGGACAACCTTTTTGTCGGCGGCGCCGGACTCGGAGAGCTGAGCATCTCCAGTACCGGTACGGTCTCGAACCAGTTTGCAACGGTGGCTGCTCAGCAGAACGGAGCGGCGAAAGTGACGGTTTCCGATGTCGGGTCGCTCTGGAGCAATCGCGCAACGCTGCTGGTTGGCACCGAAGGCGGGATGGGCAGCGTTTCGATTCTGGCGGGTGGGTATGTGACCAGCGTCGATGGCGTCGTCGGGCGCGAGGAGGACGGCAGCGGCGTCTTCCTGGTGTCGGGACGCGGCTCGGCCTGGACCAATAGCGGCGAGCTCAGGGTGGGCGATGTGTACGGTCGGGGCATTCTGAGTATCGAGGCGGGGGGCTTCGTCTCGAACAAAGACAGCTATGTGGGCAGCGTGAATGGCAACGGCAGCGTCGTTGTCCGTGGCGCCGGCTCCATCTGGGACAACAGCGGCGCGATGATCCTGGGGTTCGGTACGGGATTGGGGGCGGGCACCCTGACGATCGCGCAAGGCGGCGCTGTCAACGTCGGCGCGAACGGTGGGGGGACCGTTTCGCTGGCGCAGGACCGGTTTTTTATCTTTCCCACCACCGGCACGATCAATATCGGCGCGGCGGCGGGGCAGCCGGCCGTAGGCGCCGGCACGCTCAACGCCAGCGCGATCCAGTTCGGCGCCGGTATTGCCACCGTGAACTTCAACCATACCGAGCCCGCGTACACGTTTTCGACGCGGCTGTTGAGCACAGGCGCCGGCACACATAGTCTGAACCAGATCGCCGGTACCACGTTGCTGACGGGCGCCAATAGCTCATTCCGGGGCAGGACCACGGTGTCGGGCGGCAAGCTGGTGGTGCTGGGCCAGTTGGGAGGTTCGGCCGCCGTCACGGGCGGGGTCTTGCAGTACGGAGACGGCGCCACGGGCGCGGCCAACACCCTGAGCGGCAACCTGAATGTCTCAGGCGCCGGCAGCACGCTGGCGGTGCATCGGGGCGCCACGCTGGCGGTCACGGGCGATGTGGAAATGGCCGATGGCACCGTGCTGGACTTGATGGCCGGCACAGGCAGCCCGTTGTTGCAGGCAAACAAGCTCACGCTGGGCGATGGCGTGGTGTTCAGGTTGAGCGGCATCGCCGACAAGAGCGGGCTCAACACCGTGTTGATCGAGGCGCCCACGGGCGGTATCGACGGTGATTTCGGCGCCGTCAGCGTGGGCGGCTTTACCGGAGAGGTCGACTATCTCACCGTCAACACGCGCAAGTCCGCGGACAACAAGCAGTACCTCGCCACCTACGGTCTGAGCTGGACCGCCAACAACAACCTGGCCCATGGCACTTTCACGCTGGCCGATGCGTCGAACCGGTTCACGCTGGGGGTGCCGCTTTCCGACCAGGCCGCCAATGCCGCCGCCGGTTGGGACGGCAAGAGCTTGACCAAGGCCGGCGCTGGCACGCTGGTGCTGCAAGGCGCCAACACTTACAGCGGCGGCACGGCCATCGTAGGCGGCACGTTGCAGGTCGATCGCGATGCCAACCTGGGCGCTGCCGCCGGGGGGCTGCGTTTCGGCGAGGGTACGCTGGCGACCACCGCCAGCTTCGACACCGCGCGCGCCGTCACGCTGGCGCAGAGCGGACGTTTCGACGTGGCGGCGGACACCACGCTGGGCTTGACCGGCGCGGTGTCGGGCGCGGGGGCCCTGGTCAAGAGCGGCGCGGGCACGATGGTCTTGAGCGGCAACAATAGCCACGGCGGGGGCACGACGATTGCCAGCGGCACGCTGCAGATCGACCGCGATGCCAACCTGGGGGCAACGGCCGGCGGCCTGGCCTTCGGCGACGGCACGCTCGCGGCCACGGCCACCTTCGACATCGCGCGCACGGTCGCCTTGGCGCAGTCGGGGCGATTCGACGTGGCCACGGGCGCCACGCTGGGCCTGACCGGCGCGGTCTCGGGCGCAGGCGCGCTGGCCAAAAGCGGCGGCGGTACGCTGGTTCTCAGCGGCAACAACAGCTATAGCGGCGGCACTACGATCGCCGCAGGCACCTTGCAGGTCGCAAGCGATGCGAACCTGGGAGCAGCGTCTGGCGGTGTGGCCTTCAGCGGCGGCACGTTGGCGGCATCGGCGTCCTTCGATACCGCGCGCGCCATGACGCTGACCCAGGCCGGACGCTTCGAGGTGGCTGGCGGCGCGACGTTGGGGCTGGTCGGCGCAGTCTCGGGCAATGCAGACCTGATCAAGACTGGCGCTGGCACGCTGCGGCTGGACAACGCGGGCAACGCCTATGGCAACACCCAGATCCAGGAGGGCGCGCTGATCGGCAATGCCGGGTCGATCCGGGGCAATGTCGATAACAACGGCACCCTGGTGTTCGACCAAGGCGCGAATGCAACGTTCGGCGGCGCCATCTCCGGCGGCGGCGCGCTGGTCAAGAACGGCGCCGGCACGCTGGGGCTGACCGGCGACAGCTCGGGCTTTACCGGCAGCACCACGGTGCTGGGCGGCCGGCTGGCCTTGAACGGCAAGCTGGGCGGCGCGCTCACCATCGGCCAGGGCGGCGTGCTCGGAGGCCGGGGGACCATAGGCTCGGGCGCCGGCTCGGTGGTGACGGTGGCGGCCGGCGGCACGCTGGCGCCGGGCAATTCCATCGGCACGCTGACTGTCGATGGCAATCTTGTCATCGAGAATGGCGCGCGCTACGCCGTGGAAACCAATCCGCAGGGCGCCGATGCCGATCTCATCCATGTCACCGGCAATGCCACGATCAATGGCGGCTCCGTCGCGCATATCGGCATCGGCGGCGGCTACGGGCTGCGTTCCGTCTACACGATATTGGCGGCTGATGGCACCTTGTCCGGCCGCTTCGACACGGTGACCTCCGACTATGCCTTCCTGACGCCGAAACTTGGCTATGACTACGGCGCCGGCCGCGTCTCGCTGGAATTGACGCGCAACGGCACCGCAATGGCTTCGGCCGCCAACACGCGCAACCAGAACGCCGCAGCGGGCGCCATCGACAGCATCGGCATGGCGGCGGGCAATGGGCTATACGATGCAATCGCCGTGCTGCCGGACGACAGAGACCTGCTGCGCTCCAGCTTCGACCAGCTATCCGGCGAAATCCATGCATCGGCCAAGACCGTGCTGCTGGAGGACAGCCGCTACGTGCGCGACGCCGCCAACGAGCGCCTGCGTTCGGCCGCAGGCGCGGTCGGCGCTTCGGCGGCGCCGGTGCTGGCGTCCGCCGGGGGCGGCGCCCGCCTGGCTCCGGCAACAGCAATGGGACCCGCCAGCTGGATACAGGGCCTGGGTTCCTGGCGCCAGACCGATGGCGACGGCAATGCCGCCCAGGTCAAGAGCTCGACGGGTGGCTTTCTGCTGGGCGCGGATGCGCCAGTGTCCGACGCTTGGCGGCTGGGCCTGATGGCGGGCTACACCCGCACGGATTTCGATGTGCGCGACCGCGCGTCTTCGGGCGACAGCGACAACTACCATCTCGGCGCCTATGGCGGCGGCCAATGGGGCGCGCTGGGCCTGCGCGGCGGGCTGGCCTATAGCTGGCACGACATCGCCACCCGGCGCTCGGTTTCCATGCCGGGTTACTCAGACCGCCTCAAGGCCAATTACGATGGCCGCACGGTCCAGGCTTTTGCCGACCTCAGCTATCGCATCGACACTAGCGTCGCCGCGTTCGAGCCGTTCGCCAACCTGGCTTACGTCAATCTCAAGACCGACGGCTACAACGAGAGCGGCGGCGCAGCGGCGCTGCGCGCAAGCAGCCAGACCACCGAGACCACCTACACGACGCTCGGCTCGCGGGTCATGTCCGGGTTCGAGCTGGGCGGCGCGCAAGCCACGGCCCGGGGATCGCTGGGCTGGCGCTACGCCTTCGGTGACTTGAAGCCCACAGCGACCCAGGCATTCTCCGCTGGCGATGCCTTTACCGTGGCCGGCGTGCCCATCGCCAAGAACAGCGCCGTGCTGGAGGCGGGGCTGGATGTGCAGGTGTCGCGCAAGGTGTCGTTCGATCTGTCATACCAAGGGCAGCTCGCAAGCGGGGCGCAGGACCACGGCGTCAGGGCCGGGGTGAGCGTGCGGTTCTGA
- the phnE gene encoding phosphonate ABC transporter, permease protein PhnE: protein MNAHASTFNPAGSPRVWQRYSMGQRLLRFALYLLVVAAIVQAIRGVEIIPEFLYDAPEQMADLFQRMWPIDWAYYPEGVHGALIETLHIATLGTILSVVMAVPVGLLAANNLTPSKTVNMLARLILVSSRSVNSLVWALLFIAIFGPGALAGTLAIAFRSIGFVGKLVGEAIEEAQRGPIEAVTATGASKASVIWYAYWPQIRPAFWSIVLLRWDINVRESAVLGLVGAGGIGMALDTALNLFQWDRVALVLAAIFAVVVVAEIIITQVRKRIL, encoded by the coding sequence ATGAACGCCCACGCTTCCACCTTCAATCCGGCGGGTTCGCCGCGTGTCTGGCAGCGCTACAGCATGGGCCAGCGCCTGCTGCGCTTTGCGCTCTACCTGCTGGTGGTCGCGGCCATCGTGCAGGCGATCCGCGGCGTCGAGATCATCCCGGAGTTCCTGTACGACGCGCCCGAACAGATGGCCGACCTGTTCCAGCGCATGTGGCCGATAGACTGGGCCTACTACCCGGAAGGCGTGCACGGCGCGCTGATCGAAACGCTGCACATCGCCACGCTGGGCACCATCCTGTCCGTGGTGATGGCGGTGCCGGTGGGCTTGCTCGCGGCCAACAATCTCACGCCCAGCAAAACCGTCAACATGCTGGCCAGGTTGATCCTGGTGTCCAGCCGTTCGGTCAACTCGCTGGTGTGGGCGCTGCTGTTCATCGCCATCTTCGGGCCGGGCGCGCTGGCCGGCACGCTGGCCATTGCGTTCCGTTCCATCGGCTTCGTCGGCAAGCTGGTCGGCGAAGCCATCGAGGAAGCCCAGCGCGGCCCGATCGAGGCCGTCACCGCCACCGGCGCCAGCAAGGCATCGGTGATCTGGTATGCCTACTGGCCGCAGATCCGCCCCGCCTTCTGGTCCATCGTGCTGCTGCGCTGGGACATCAATGTGCGCGAATCGGCCGTGCTCGGGCTGGTGGGCGCCGGCGGCATCGGCATGGCGCTGGACACCGCGCTGAACCTGTTCCAATGGGACCGCGTAGCCCTGGTGCTGGCCGCCATCTTCGCCGTGGTCGTGGTGGCCGAAATCATCATCACCCAGGTCCGCAAACGCATTCTCTGA
- the phnE gene encoding phosphonate ABC transporter, permease protein PhnE, producing the protein MIQPKGARPFAMSGRAKAGVLLLLAYTLYAGAQLDFSWARFETGMGHASTFLARMFPPNFEKPATLWKGIAESLEIAVLASVLGIIIALPIGLLGARNMMPTWVSWPARAIVALCRALHPVIVAILFVKAVGFGALAGILALTVASVGFIGKLFTEAIEEISLKQVEAVRATGASFANVIIFGVLPQVFARFIGFATYQFDSNLRNSTMVGIVGAGGVGGTLFSAFQRFDYDFVSAILLTLIAIIMLGEILAGFVRAVFLDNLGFDRILQGRFAGARGLGGSATPVKRRAEVDE; encoded by the coding sequence ATGATCCAACCCAAGGGCGCCCGCCCCTTCGCCATGTCCGGGCGCGCCAAGGCCGGCGTGCTGTTGCTGCTGGCCTATACGCTGTACGCGGGCGCGCAGCTGGACTTCAGCTGGGCGCGCTTTGAAACCGGCATGGGCCACGCGTCCACCTTTCTTGCGCGCATGTTTCCGCCCAACTTCGAAAAGCCCGCCACCTTGTGGAAGGGCATCGCGGAAAGCCTGGAGATCGCGGTACTGGCCTCGGTCCTGGGCATCATCATCGCCCTGCCCATCGGCTTGCTGGGCGCGCGCAACATGATGCCCACCTGGGTATCCTGGCCCGCCCGCGCCATCGTGGCCCTGTGCCGCGCGCTGCACCCGGTCATCGTCGCCATCCTGTTCGTCAAGGCGGTGGGCTTCGGCGCGCTGGCCGGCATTCTGGCGCTGACGGTGGCCTCGGTCGGCTTCATCGGCAAGCTGTTCACCGAAGCCATCGAAGAGATTTCGTTGAAGCAGGTGGAAGCCGTGCGCGCCACCGGCGCCTCGTTCGCCAACGTGATCATCTTCGGCGTGCTGCCGCAGGTGTTCGCCCGCTTCATCGGCTTTGCCACCTACCAGTTCGACTCCAACCTGCGCAACTCCACCATGGTGGGGATCGTGGGCGCGGGTGGCGTGGGCGGCACGCTGTTCTCGGCGTTCCAGCGTTTTGACTATGACTTCGTCAGCGCCATCCTGCTGACCCTGATCGCCATCATCATGCTGGGCGAAATCCTGGCGGGCTTCGTGCGCGCCGTGTTCCTGGACAACCTGGGTTTCGACCGCATCCTGCAAGGCCGCTTCGCGGGTGCGCGCGGCCTCGGGGGCAGCGCAACGCCGGTCAAGCGCCGTGCGGAGGTGGACGAATGA
- the phnC gene encoding phosphonate ABC transporter ATP-binding protein: MTTSLRISGLVKEYRAGRPVLNGIDLQIAGQGLTAIIGPSGTGKSTLLRCINRLIEPTKGEIVLQSKDGSVDLARVRGASLRRARRRIGMVFQEYNLVERLTVMENLLTGRLGYTSAVKAWMRRFEPEDIQHAYKLLDTVGLAGFADQRADALSGGQRQRVGIARALMQRPQLLLADEPTSSLDPKTSVEIMELLSEQGSATGIPVIVNIHDVELARRYATRIVGMSGGHVVYDGDGQGLDAAMLKTIYGGESWLE; encoded by the coding sequence ATGACGACGTCGCTACGCATTTCCGGCCTGGTGAAGGAATACCGGGCCGGCCGGCCGGTACTCAACGGCATCGACCTGCAAATCGCGGGACAGGGGCTGACCGCCATCATCGGCCCCTCGGGCACCGGTAAAAGCACGCTCCTGCGTTGCATCAACCGGCTGATCGAACCCACCAAGGGCGAGATCGTGCTGCAGTCGAAGGACGGGTCCGTGGACTTGGCCCGCGTGCGCGGCGCGTCGCTGCGCCGCGCGCGCCGCCGCATCGGCATGGTGTTCCAGGAATACAACCTGGTCGAACGCCTGACGGTCATGGAAAACCTCCTGACTGGACGGCTGGGCTACACCTCCGCCGTCAAGGCATGGATGCGCCGCTTCGAGCCCGAGGACATCCAGCATGCCTACAAGCTGCTGGACACCGTGGGCCTGGCGGGTTTCGCCGACCAGCGCGCCGATGCGTTGTCGGGCGGCCAGCGCCAGCGCGTGGGCATTGCCCGCGCGCTGATGCAACGCCCGCAGCTGCTGCTGGCCGACGAGCCCACCTCCTCGCTGGATCCCAAGACCTCCGTCGAGATCATGGAACTGCTGTCCGAGCAGGGCAGCGCCACCGGCATTCCCGTCATCGTCAACATCCACGACGTCGAACTCGCCCGCCGCTATGCCACCCGCATCGTCGGCATGTCCGGCGGCCACGTGGTCTATGACGGCGACGGCCAGGGGCTGGACGCCGCCATGCTCAAGACCATCTACGGAGGCGAGTCTTGGCTGGAATGA
- the phnD gene encoding phosphate/phosphite/phosphonate ABC transporter substrate-binding protein, whose translation MQALRLLQAATLAAFALGASAAQAADACPNRGDLDQMYCDANKDLVADTPTDPAKLKTPSTLVFTYTPVEDPAVYEDIFKPFTKHLSECTGKRVVFYQVQSNAAEIEAMRSGRLHVGGFSTGPTAFAVNIAGAVPFAVKGYADGFQGYNLIVIVKKDSPYQKLTDLKGKKLAHTAPSSNSGHMAPVALFPKEGLTPDKDYKVIFSGKHDQSVMGVNSGDYDAAAVASDVFKRMVERGQVKEADFRVIYKSEKFPTSSFAYAHDLEPKFRDQMLKCFYDYRFPAEMSKAFDGADRFYPVTYEKDWAIVRQVAESGGESFNRAAYDRESAKSKK comes from the coding sequence ATGCAAGCTCTGCGCCTGCTTCAAGCGGCTACGCTGGCCGCCTTCGCCCTGGGCGCGTCCGCCGCGCAAGCCGCCGACGCCTGCCCCAACCGCGGCGACCTGGACCAGATGTACTGCGACGCCAACAAGGACCTGGTGGCCGACACGCCCACCGATCCGGCCAAGCTGAAGACCCCGTCCACCCTGGTGTTCACCTACACCCCGGTGGAAGACCCGGCGGTCTACGAAGACATCTTCAAGCCCTTCACCAAGCACCTGTCCGAATGCACGGGCAAGCGCGTGGTGTTCTATCAGGTGCAAAGCAACGCCGCGGAAATCGAGGCCATGCGCTCGGGCCGCCTGCACGTGGGCGGCTTCTCGACCGGCCCCACCGCCTTCGCCGTGAATATCGCGGGCGCAGTGCCGTTCGCGGTCAAGGGCTATGCCGACGGCTTCCAGGGCTACAACCTGATCGTCATCGTCAAGAAGGACAGCCCCTACCAGAAGCTGACCGACCTCAAGGGCAAGAAGCTCGCGCACACCGCGCCGTCCTCGAACTCTGGCCACATGGCGCCGGTGGCGCTGTTCCCCAAGGAAGGCCTGACCCCCGACAAGGACTACAAGGTCATCTTCTCCGGCAAGCACGACCAGTCCGTCATGGGCGTGAACTCCGGCGACTACGACGCCGCGGCCGTGGCCTCGGACGTGTTCAAGCGCATGGTCGAGCGCGGCCAGGTCAAGGAAGCCGACTTCCGCGTGATCTACAAGAGCGAGAAGTTCCCGACCTCGTCGTTCGCCTACGCGCATGACCTGGAGCCCAAGTTCCGCGACCAGATGCTCAAGTGCTTCTACGACTACCGCTTCCCGGCGGAAATGTCCAAGGCCTTCGACGGCGCCGACCGCTTCTATCCGGTGACCTACGAGAAGGACTGGGCCATCGTGCGCCAGGTCGCCGAATCGGGCGGCGAAAGTTTCAACCGCGCTGCCTACGACCGCGAATCCGCCAAGAGCAAGAAGTAA
- a CDS encoding IclR family transcriptional regulator — protein MATSPSASSPAANDGRRSIQSIEVGVPLLAALVDAGKPLTLRDLAAGAGMTSAKAHPYLVSFIRVGLVQQDAITGQYELGPFALQMGLVSLQRLDPVRVAMPEIAKLQSEIGHTLGIAVLGSHGPTMIHMTEASYPVHVNMRKGTVMSMLHTATGLVFAAWLPPKVSEHYIAREEGDTAVIASTPPPRKASRANIEAQLADIRVHGMARALGNPLPGVDALSVPVFDNTGNIVLALTSLGPTGLFDVAWDGAIARPLLACAQEISRKLGHRS, from the coding sequence GTGGCGACATCCCCTTCCGCTTCCTCCCCGGCCGCCAACGACGGCCGCCGCAGCATCCAGTCGATCGAGGTGGGCGTGCCGCTGCTGGCCGCCCTGGTCGACGCCGGCAAGCCCCTGACCCTGCGCGACCTGGCCGCGGGCGCCGGCATGACCTCGGCCAAGGCGCACCCCTACCTGGTCAGCTTCATCCGAGTCGGCCTGGTGCAGCAGGACGCCATCACCGGCCAGTACGAGCTCGGCCCCTTCGCCCTGCAGATGGGGCTGGTCAGCCTGCAACGCCTGGACCCGGTGCGCGTCGCCATGCCGGAGATCGCCAAGCTGCAATCGGAGATCGGCCACACCCTGGGCATTGCCGTGCTCGGCTCGCACGGCCCCACCATGATCCACATGACCGAGGCCAGCTACCCGGTCCACGTGAACATGCGCAAAGGCACGGTGATGTCCATGCTGCACACGGCCACCGGCCTGGTGTTCGCGGCCTGGCTGCCGCCCAAGGTCAGCGAACACTACATCGCGCGCGAGGAAGGCGACACCGCCGTCATCGCCAGCACGCCGCCCCCGCGCAAGGCCTCCCGCGCCAATATCGAAGCGCAGCTGGCGGACATCCGCGTGCACGGCATGGCGCGCGCGCTGGGCAACCCGCTGCCGGGCGTGGACGCGCTGTCGGTCCCGGTTTTCGACAACACCGGCAACATCGTCCTGGCCCTGACCAGCCTGGGTCCCACCGGGCTGTTCGACGTGGCATGGGACGGCGCCATCGCCCGGCCGCTGCTGGCCTGCGCGCAGGAAATCTCGCGCAAGCTCGGGCACCGGAGTTGA
- a CDS encoding HAD-IIB family hydrolase: MQALAAMPLTVAAAVRVVLTDIDDTLTTEGRLPADAYAALERLEQAGIQVVPITGRPAGWCDHIARMWPVRAVVGENGAFYYAYDRQARRMTTHYWTDAASRQASRRKLDAIRDRVLAEVPGAAVASDQDYRVADLAIDFCEDVPALPDSAISRIVQIFEEAGAQAKVSSIHVNGWFGDYDKLTMTRTMFQREFGADVAGALDSTLFIGDSPNDEPMFAYFPISVGVANIQAQLHRLTHRPAFVAAHHGGAGFVEMADRLLAARSTQAQPA; the protein is encoded by the coding sequence ATGCAAGCCCTTGCGGCCATGCCTTTGACCGTCGCGGCGGCCGTCCGCGTCGTGCTGACCGACATCGACGACACGCTGACCACCGAAGGCCGCCTGCCGGCGGACGCCTATGCGGCGCTGGAACGCCTGGAACAGGCCGGCATCCAGGTCGTGCCCATCACCGGCCGCCCGGCCGGCTGGTGCGATCACATCGCCCGCATGTGGCCGGTGCGCGCCGTGGTCGGCGAAAACGGCGCCTTCTATTACGCCTACGACCGCCAGGCCCGCCGCATGACCACCCACTACTGGACCGACGCCGCCTCGCGCCAGGCCAGCCGCAGGAAGCTGGACGCCATCCGCGACCGCGTCCTGGCCGAAGTGCCCGGCGCCGCCGTGGCCAGCGACCAGGACTACCGCGTGGCCGACCTGGCCATCGATTTCTGCGAGGACGTGCCCGCCCTGCCCGATTCCGCCATCAGCCGGATCGTCCAGATCTTCGAGGAAGCCGGCGCCCAGGCCAAGGTCAGCTCCATCCACGTCAACGGCTGGTTCGGCGACTACGACAAGCTCACCATGACGCGCACCATGTTCCAGCGCGAGTTCGGCGCGGACGTGGCCGGCGCCCTGGACAGCACCCTGTTCATTGGCGACTCGCCCAACGACGAGCCCATGTTCGCCTACTTTCCGATTTCGGTCGGCGTGGCCAACATCCAGGCCCAGCTGCACCGCCTGACCCACCGCCCCGCCTTCGTCGCCGCCCACCATGGCGGCGCGGGCTTCGTCGAAATGGCCGACCGGCTGCTCGCCGCGCGGTCCACCCAAGCACAGCCGGCCTGA